A stretch of Pseudomonas sp. 7SR1 DNA encodes these proteins:
- a CDS encoding bifunctional protein-serine/threonine kinase/phosphatase, whose product MSLQLSFAEASAIGPREENQDALRLVTPAPALAASKGYLFAIADGVSQCADGGLAARSTLQALALDYYATPQTWGVAQALDRLLLAQNRWLQANGGGQPLLTTVSALVLRGRRFTLAHVGDCRVYRWHADQLQRVSEDHVWEQQGMQHVLKRALGLDQHLILDFLDGELRTDETFVLLSDGVWAVLGDTAIAGILRDQPDLDLAAQTLVNAAHLAGSQDNASALLVRVDALGEASIGDALIQLQQWPLPPALKPGQVFEGWRIEGLLGQSQQSLLYRVHDSQGQPWLLKTLPGHLRDDTRAGQALLSEEWFLRRVAGRQFPEVHGVAQRQHLYYVMREYPGITLAELFDRGGTLPLARWQDLAQRLVRAVGLLHRRQIYHRDIKPENLHLGDDGELRLLDFGLAYCPGLSEDQANVLPGTPSYIAPEAFGGIAPTAQQDLYAVGVTLYFLLTGHYPYGEIEAFQRPRFGVPVSANRYRPDLPEWLGQSLERAVAADPGQRFETAEEWLLLLEQGERRSLSVRPRPLLEREPLKVWRTLALVSLVVNVVLLFLVFHS is encoded by the coding sequence ATGAGCCTGCAACTGAGTTTCGCCGAAGCCAGTGCCATCGGCCCGCGCGAGGAAAACCAGGACGCCCTGCGCCTGGTCACGCCAGCCCCGGCCCTGGCCGCCAGCAAGGGCTACCTGTTCGCCATCGCCGACGGCGTGAGCCAATGCGCCGATGGCGGCCTGGCCGCCCGTTCGACGTTGCAGGCGCTGGCCCTGGATTACTACGCCACGCCACAGACCTGGGGGGTGGCCCAGGCCCTGGATCGGCTGTTGCTGGCACAGAACCGCTGGTTGCAGGCCAACGGTGGCGGACAGCCCCTGCTTACCACTGTCAGTGCCCTGGTGCTACGGGGCCGACGCTTCACCCTGGCCCATGTGGGCGATTGTCGGGTCTACCGCTGGCACGCCGATCAGTTGCAACGGGTCAGCGAAGACCACGTCTGGGAACAGCAGGGCATGCAGCACGTGCTCAAGCGTGCCCTGGGGCTGGACCAGCACCTGATCCTCGACTTCCTCGACGGCGAACTGCGCACCGACGAAACCTTCGTCCTGCTCAGCGACGGCGTCTGGGCGGTATTGGGGGACACGGCCATCGCCGGCATCCTGCGCGACCAACCGGACCTGGACCTCGCGGCCCAGACGCTGGTCAACGCCGCACACCTGGCCGGCAGCCAGGACAACGCCAGCGCGCTGCTGGTACGGGTCGATGCACTGGGTGAAGCAAGCATCGGCGATGCGCTGATTCAACTGCAGCAATGGCCCCTTCCCCCGGCCCTGAAACCAGGCCAGGTGTTCGAAGGCTGGCGGATCGAAGGGCTGCTCGGCCAGAGCCAGCAATCGTTGCTGTATCGGGTACACGACAGTCAGGGCCAGCCGTGGCTGTTGAAAACCCTGCCTGGGCACCTGCGGGACGACACCCGGGCCGGGCAGGCGCTGCTCTCCGAGGAATGGTTCCTGCGCCGGGTCGCAGGCCGGCAGTTTCCGGAAGTCCATGGGGTTGCCCAACGTCAGCACCTGTACTACGTGATGCGTGAATACCCGGGCATCACCCTGGCCGAACTGTTCGACCGGGGCGGCACCTTGCCGCTGGCCCGATGGCAAGACCTGGCGCAGCGGCTGGTACGGGCCGTGGGGTTGCTGCACCGACGGCAGATCTACCATCGCGACATCAAGCCGGAAAACCTGCACCTGGGGGACGATGGGGAACTGCGCCTGCTGGACTTCGGCCTGGCGTATTGCCCGGGGCTGTCGGAGGACCAGGCCAATGTCTTGCCGGGAACCCCAAGTTATATTGCCCCGGAAGCCTTCGGCGGTATCGCCCCCACCGCACAGCAGGACCTGTATGCGGTCGGTGTGACCTTGTACTTCCTGCTGACGGGGCATTACCCCTACGGCGAAATCGAGGCCTTCCAGCGGCCGCGCTTTGGCGTGCCGGTCAGCGCCAACCGTTACCGGCCGGACCTGCCCGAATGGCTCGGGCAAAGCCTGGAGCGGGCCGTTGCCGCCGATCCTGGCCAACGCTTCGAAACCGCCGAGGAATGGCTGTTATTGCTGGAACAGGGCGAGCGCCGCAGCTTGAGCGTCAGGCCCCGTCCGCTGCTGGAGCGCGAACCGCTGAAAGTCTGGCGGACGTTGGCGCTGGTGTCGTTGGTGGTGAATGTCGTGCTGCTGTTCCTGGTGTTTCACAGCTGA
- the nirD gene encoding nitrite reductase small subunit NirD: MNWLDICALEEINILGSRIINGPEGDIAIFRTSDDEVFALDDRCPHKGGPLSQGLVYGKRVACPLHNWQIDLESGQAQAPDVGCAHHHSARVENGRVQLALRDAS; the protein is encoded by the coding sequence ATGAACTGGCTGGATATCTGCGCACTGGAGGAGATCAACATCCTCGGTTCGCGCATCATCAATGGTCCTGAAGGCGATATCGCGATTTTCCGCACCAGCGACGATGAAGTGTTCGCCCTCGATGACCGTTGTCCGCACAAGGGCGGGCCGTTGTCACAAGGCCTGGTCTACGGCAAGCGCGTGGCCTGCCCGCTGCACAACTGGCAGATCGACTTGGAAAGCGGTCAGGCCCAAGCCCCCGACGTGGGCTGCGCCCATCATCATTCGGCCCGGGTCGAAAACGGCCGGGTGCAGTTGGCCCTGCGGGACGCAAGCTGA
- a CDS encoding ANTAR domain-containing response regulator, which produces MLRILLINDTAKKVGRLKAALTEAGFDVIDESGLTIDLPERVETVRPDVILIDTESPGRDVMEQVVLVSRDQPRPIVMFTDEHDPDVMRQAIKSGVSAYIVEGIHAARLQPILDVAMARFESDQALRAQLLARDQQLAERKRIELAKGMLMKMKACNEEQAYTLMRRQAMSRQQKLIQVAEQIIAMNELLG; this is translated from the coding sequence ATGTTGCGTATCCTGCTGATCAACGACACCGCGAAAAAGGTCGGGCGCCTCAAGGCTGCCCTGACGGAGGCCGGATTCGACGTCATCGACGAATCCGGGCTGACCATCGACTTGCCGGAACGCGTCGAAACAGTGCGTCCGGATGTCATCCTGATCGATACCGAGTCACCGGGACGAGACGTCATGGAACAAGTGGTGCTGGTCAGCCGCGACCAGCCACGACCGATCGTCATGTTTACCGACGAGCACGACCCGGATGTGATGCGCCAGGCGATCAAGTCCGGCGTAAGCGCCTATATCGTCGAAGGCATCCACGCCGCGCGCCTGCAGCCGATCCTCGACGTGGCCATGGCCCGCTTCGAAAGCGACCAGGCCCTGCGGGCCCAGCTCCTGGCACGGGACCAGCAACTGGCCGAACGCAAGCGCATCGAACTGGCCAAGGGCATGCTGATGAAGATGAAAGCCTGCAATGAGGAACAGGCCTACACCCTGATGCGCCGCCAGGCCATGAGCCGCCAGCAGAAGCTGATCCAGGTGGCGGAGCAGATCATCGCGATGAATGAGCTGCTGGGCTGA
- the nirB gene encoding nitrite reductase large subunit NirB — protein MKKLKLVMIGNGMAGVRTLEELLKLSNELYDITVFGAEPHTNYNRILLSPVLAGEQTFEDIVLNDLAWYQDNNINLLLNRKVVQIDRVKRRVIAEDGSEAEYDRLLIATGSTPFILPIPGNTLDGVIGYRDIADTQAMIDTAKTHRHAVVIGGGLLGLEAANGLKLRGMDVTVVHLGEWLLERQLDKTSGQLLQTALENRGLKFRLSEQTQALHDAGNGRVGSVQFKNGDIIPADLVVMAAGIRPNVELAEKAGIPCNRGILVNDTMQTYDPRIYAIGECANHRGTAYGLVAPLFEQAKVCANHLAQLGFATYKGSVTSTKLKVTGIDLFSAGDFMGGEGTETITLSDPIGGVYKKLVIKDDVLVGACLYGDTADGGWYFRQIRENHAISEIRDHLMFGENALGDVGHQGQDKAMSMADSAEVCGCNGVCKGTIVKAIQEHGLFSVDDVKKHTKAASSCGSCAGLVEQILINTVGGAADVKPKSEKAICGCSDLNHGQIRQAIRDQHLLTIAGTMSYLNWRTPNGCATCRPALNYYLISTWPGEAQDDPQSRLINERAHANIQKDGTYSVVPRMWGGVTNPSELRRIADVADKYNVPMVKVTGGQRIDLLGIKKQDLPGVWKDLDMPSGHAYGKSIRTVKTCVGSEFCRFGTQNSTQLGIELEHDLFNMWSPHKVKLAVSGCPRNCSEAGIKDVGIIGVDSGWEMYIGGNGGIKTEVAEFFVKLKTAEEVREYNGAFLQLYREEAFYLERTVHYMQRVGMEHIKKAVLEDPERRKALHERLKFSLSLEQDPWKQRLEQPQLKKEFEVIPVKNLEVPA, from the coding sequence ATGAAAAAACTCAAACTGGTGATGATCGGCAATGGCATGGCCGGGGTTCGAACCCTCGAGGAACTGCTCAAGCTGAGCAACGAGCTGTACGACATCACGGTGTTCGGTGCCGAACCCCACACCAATTACAACCGCATCCTGCTCTCCCCCGTACTGGCCGGCGAACAGACGTTCGAAGATATCGTGCTCAACGACCTGGCCTGGTACCAGGACAACAACATCAACCTGCTGCTCAATCGCAAGGTGGTGCAGATCGATCGCGTCAAACGCCGGGTCATCGCCGAGGACGGCAGCGAAGCCGAATATGACCGCCTGTTGATCGCCACCGGCTCCACCCCGTTCATCCTGCCGATTCCCGGCAACACCCTGGACGGTGTGATCGGTTACCGCGACATCGCCGACACCCAGGCGATGATCGACACCGCCAAGACCCACAGGCACGCCGTGGTCATCGGCGGCGGCCTGCTGGGCCTGGAAGCGGCCAACGGCCTGAAGCTGCGCGGCATGGACGTGACCGTAGTGCATCTGGGCGAATGGTTGCTGGAGCGGCAACTGGACAAGACCAGCGGCCAGTTGCTGCAGACCGCCCTGGAGAATCGCGGCCTGAAATTCCGCCTCAGCGAGCAGACCCAGGCCCTGCACGACGCCGGCAATGGCCGGGTCGGCTCGGTGCAGTTCAAGAACGGCGACATCATTCCCGCCGACCTGGTGGTGATGGCCGCCGGTATCCGCCCCAATGTCGAACTGGCGGAAAAGGCCGGCATCCCGTGCAACCGCGGGATCCTGGTCAACGACACGATGCAGACCTACGACCCGCGCATCTACGCCATCGGTGAATGCGCCAACCATCGCGGCACCGCCTACGGTCTGGTCGCACCGTTGTTCGAACAGGCCAAGGTCTGCGCCAACCACCTCGCCCAACTGGGCTTCGCCACTTACAAAGGCTCGGTCACCTCGACCAAGTTGAAAGTGACTGGCATCGACCTGTTTTCCGCCGGCGACTTCATGGGCGGCGAAGGCACCGAAACCATCACCCTTTCCGACCCCATCGGCGGCGTCTACAAGAAGCTGGTGATCAAGGATGACGTGCTGGTCGGTGCCTGCCTGTACGGCGATACGGCAGATGGCGGCTGGTATTTCCGCCAGATCCGTGAAAACCATGCCATCAGCGAGATCCGCGATCACCTGATGTTTGGCGAGAACGCCTTGGGCGACGTTGGCCACCAAGGCCAGGACAAGGCCATGAGCATGGCCGACAGCGCCGAGGTCTGCGGCTGCAACGGCGTGTGCAAGGGCACCATCGTCAAGGCGATCCAGGAACACGGGCTGTTCAGCGTCGATGATGTGAAAAAACACACCAAGGCTGCCAGCTCCTGTGGCTCCTGCGCCGGCCTGGTGGAACAGATCCTGATCAACACCGTCGGTGGCGCAGCGGACGTCAAGCCGAAAAGCGAAAAGGCCATCTGCGGTTGCAGCGACCTCAACCACGGCCAGATTCGCCAGGCGATCCGCGACCAGCACCTGCTGACCATCGCCGGGACCATGAGTTACCTGAACTGGCGCACCCCGAACGGCTGTGCCACCTGCCGTCCGGCATTGAACTACTACCTGATCTCCACCTGGCCCGGCGAAGCCCAGGACGATCCACAATCGCGGCTGATCAACGAACGCGCCCATGCCAACATCCAGAAGGACGGCACCTACTCCGTGGTCCCGCGCATGTGGGGCGGCGTGACCAATCCTTCGGAACTGCGACGCATCGCCGACGTGGCCGACAAATACAACGTGCCCATGGTCAAGGTCACGGGCGGGCAGCGCATCGATTTGCTCGGAATCAAAAAGCAGGACCTGCCGGGGGTCTGGAAAGACCTCGACATGCCGTCCGGCCACGCCTACGGCAAATCCATCCGCACCGTGAAGACCTGCGTAGGCAGTGAGTTCTGCCGCTTCGGCACCCAGAACTCGACCCAATTGGGCATCGAGCTGGAGCATGACCTGTTCAACATGTGGTCGCCGCACAAGGTGAAACTGGCCGTTTCCGGCTGCCCGCGCAATTGCTCGGAAGCCGGTATCAAGGACGTCGGCATCATCGGCGTCGACTCCGGCTGGGAGATGTACATCGGTGGCAACGGCGGGATCAAGACCGAGGTGGCGGAGTTCTTCGTCAAGCTCAAGACCGCCGAAGAAGTGCGCGAATACAACGGCGCTTTCCTGCAGCTGTACCGCGAGGAAGCCTTCTACCTTGAACGCACTGTGCATTACATGCAGCGAGTCGGCATGGAGCACATCAAGAAAGCCGTGCTGGAAGACCCCGAGCGGCGCAAGGCCCTCCACGAACGCCTGAAGTTCTCCCTGTCGCTGGAACAGGACCCTTGGAAGCAACGCCTGGAACAACCTCAGCTCAAGAAAGAGTTCGAGGTCATTCCCGTGAAAAACCTGGAGGTGCCGGCATGA
- a CDS encoding CmpA/NrtA family ABC transporter substrate-binding protein, whose protein sequence is MNEVPATPLAWVNGSDAPEKSVLDLGFMALSDCAPVVVAATQGFAQPYGLTLNLKRQASWANLRDKLVSGEIDAAHSLYGLVYAVHLGIGGVAPTDMAVLMGLNQNGQSINLSHGLQALGVTSPEALERHVHQTRTKLTFAQTFPTGTHAMWLYYWLAAQGIHPLSDVDSVVVPPPQMVAHLQAGRIDGLCVGEPWCASAVKQNLGFTLATTQTIWPDHPEKVLGCTRAFVEQYPNTARALVMAVLEASRFIEQSTENRRSTAQLLSAPEYLDAPLDCIEPRLLGIYADGLGNSWQDPHAMRFHGNGEVNVPYLSDGMWFMTQFRRWGLLREDPDYLAVAREVQQLELYHEACAALGIASPRQDMRSSQLIDGIRWDGSDPAGYARGFKLHALSDAAPLLASR, encoded by the coding sequence ATGAATGAAGTTCCAGCCACTCCCCTGGCCTGGGTCAATGGCAGCGATGCACCGGAAAAAAGCGTGCTCGATCTCGGCTTCATGGCCCTGAGCGACTGCGCCCCGGTCGTGGTGGCCGCTACCCAGGGGTTCGCCCAACCCTACGGCCTGACCTTGAACCTCAAGCGCCAGGCCTCCTGGGCCAACTTGCGGGACAAGCTGGTCAGCGGTGAAATCGACGCGGCCCACAGCCTGTACGGCCTGGTCTACGCCGTACACCTGGGTATCGGTGGCGTCGCGCCGACCGACATGGCCGTACTGATGGGCCTGAACCAGAACGGCCAGAGCATCAACCTTTCCCATGGCCTGCAGGCCCTGGGCGTGACCAGTCCTGAGGCACTGGAACGCCATGTGCACCAAACTCGCACGAAACTGACCTTCGCCCAGACTTTCCCCACGGGCACCCATGCGATGTGGCTTTATTACTGGCTCGCCGCCCAAGGCATCCACCCCTTGTCGGACGTCGACAGCGTGGTGGTCCCGCCGCCACAGATGGTCGCCCACCTGCAGGCCGGGCGCATCGATGGCCTCTGCGTCGGCGAACCCTGGTGTGCCAGCGCGGTGAAGCAGAACCTGGGCTTCACCCTGGCGACCACCCAGACCATCTGGCCCGATCATCCGGAAAAGGTCCTGGGTTGCACCCGAGCATTCGTGGAGCAGTACCCCAACACCGCGCGGGCCTTGGTAATGGCTGTCCTCGAAGCCAGCCGATTCATCGAACAGAGTACCGAGAACCGTCGCAGCACCGCGCAACTGCTGAGCGCGCCCGAGTACCTCGACGCACCGCTGGACTGCATCGAGCCCCGCCTGCTCGGCATCTATGCCGACGGCCTGGGCAACAGCTGGCAGGATCCCCACGCCATGCGCTTCCACGGCAACGGCGAGGTGAACGTGCCGTACCTGTCCGACGGCATGTGGTTCATGACTCAGTTCCGGCGTTGGGGCCTGCTGCGCGAAGACCCGGATTACCTCGCCGTGGCGCGGGAGGTCCAACAGCTCGAGTTGTACCATGAGGCCTGTGCGGCGCTGGGCATCGCGTCCCCACGCCAGGACATGCGCAGCAGCCAGTTGATCGACGGCATCCGCTGGGACGGTTCCGATCCGGCCGGGTATGCCCGTGGCTTCAAACTGCACGCCTTGAGCGATGCGGCTCCCCTTCTCGCCAGCCGCTGA
- a CDS encoding nitrate reductase → MNRQTTASTCCYCGVGCGVLIEHDDERILGVSGDPAHPANFGKLCSKGSTLHLTGDLAARALYPELRLGKGLARARTDWDSALDHAASVFADTIAEHGPDSVAFYISGQLLTEDYYAFNKLARALVGTNNIDSNSRLCMSSAVVGYKRSLGADAPPCSYEDLELSDCVMIVGSNMAYAHPILFRRLEAAKSQRSQMKIIVIDPRRTDTCDLADLHLAILPGTDVALFHGILHLLLWEDWVDRDFIKAHTEGLADLKNLVRDYTPAMVAQLCGISVEQLHQCAESIGNASSFLSLWCMGLNQSTAGSAKNSALINLHLATGQIGRPGAGPFSLTGQPNAMGGRETGSLSNLLPGHREAANPEHRAEVARYWGVEQLPATTGLSAIELFEQVRNGKVKALWIACTNPAQSMPDQTAVREALQACPFVVLQEAFRTTETAGFADLLLPAASWGEKEGSVTNSERRISHVRRAVAAPGEARADWAITVDFAQRLEKRLRPGEPSLFDFDAPAQLFDEYKQLTRGRDLDLSGISHSLIDQLGPQQWPFPEGATEGTPRLYVDGIFPTDSGRARFVADPYRAARELRDARFPLTLNTGRLRDQWHGMSRTGTAAQLFGHVNEAVLSLHPDELLRHHLQAGDLVSLKSRRGAVIVAVDSDESVRPGQAFLPMHWGDRFLKGGVNTLTQPAFDPLSKQPELKHSGVRLEPVNLPWQLYALVEGDVQLHLETLRPLCEAFAYVSLSLTGRERPALLIRAASALAPEPQLLHAIDEQLGLIEGPVLAYDDPRRAIGKRVRIENGRITAIRLAGETLARHWLQNLWLEGRADEQLRRWLLAPLSAPPGNTGAALGGGKTLCNCMNVSQRAVCAGIERGLDLQGLKQELGCGTQCGSCVPEIKRLLVATARPVAAVS, encoded by the coding sequence ATGAACCGCCAGACCACTGCCTCGACCTGCTGTTACTGCGGGGTCGGTTGCGGCGTCCTGATCGAGCATGACGACGAGCGCATCCTCGGCGTCAGCGGCGATCCGGCCCATCCGGCCAATTTCGGCAAACTGTGCAGCAAGGGTTCCACCCTGCACCTGACCGGCGACCTGGCCGCCCGCGCCCTGTATCCCGAATTGCGCCTGGGCAAGGGCCTGGCCCGGGCCCGTACCGACTGGGACAGCGCCCTGGATCACGCCGCCAGCGTGTTCGCCGATACCATCGCCGAACATGGTCCGGACAGCGTGGCCTTCTACATATCCGGCCAACTGCTGACCGAGGATTACTACGCTTTCAACAAACTCGCCCGGGCGCTGGTGGGTACCAACAACATCGACAGCAATTCCCGGCTGTGCATGTCTTCGGCCGTGGTGGGCTACAAGCGCAGCCTGGGTGCCGATGCCCCCCCTTGCAGCTATGAAGACCTGGAACTGAGCGACTGCGTGATGATCGTCGGCAGCAACATGGCCTACGCGCATCCGATCCTGTTTCGACGCCTGGAAGCTGCAAAATCCCAACGGTCCCAGATGAAAATCATCGTCATCGATCCCCGTCGCACCGACACTTGCGACCTGGCGGACCTGCACCTGGCGATCCTGCCGGGCACCGATGTCGCCCTGTTCCATGGGATCTTGCACTTGCTGCTGTGGGAAGACTGGGTCGACCGCGACTTCATCAAGGCCCATACCGAAGGCCTGGCGGACCTGAAGAACCTGGTGCGCGACTACACTCCCGCCATGGTCGCCCAGTTGTGCGGCATCAGCGTCGAGCAATTGCATCAGTGCGCCGAGTCCATCGGCAACGCGTCGAGCTTCCTGTCGTTGTGGTGCATGGGCCTTAACCAATCCACCGCCGGCAGCGCGAAAAACAGCGCACTGATCAACCTGCACCTGGCCACCGGACAGATCGGCCGGCCGGGCGCCGGTCCTTTCTCGCTGACCGGCCAGCCCAATGCCATGGGCGGTCGCGAAACCGGCAGCCTGTCGAACCTGCTGCCCGGTCATCGCGAAGCCGCCAATCCCGAGCACCGGGCCGAAGTCGCTCGCTACTGGGGCGTCGAGCAGCTACCCGCCACCACGGGCCTGAGCGCCATCGAACTGTTCGAGCAGGTTCGCAACGGCAAGGTCAAGGCACTGTGGATCGCCTGTACCAACCCTGCCCAATCGATGCCGGACCAGACAGCGGTGCGAGAGGCCCTGCAGGCCTGCCCGTTCGTGGTCCTGCAAGAGGCTTTCCGCACCACCGAGACCGCCGGATTCGCCGACCTGCTGCTGCCGGCAGCCAGCTGGGGCGAGAAAGAAGGCTCGGTGACCAACTCCGAGCGGCGCATTTCCCACGTTCGTCGGGCCGTTGCCGCACCGGGCGAAGCCCGAGCGGACTGGGCAATCACCGTGGATTTCGCACAACGCCTGGAAAAACGCCTGCGCCCCGGCGAACCCAGCCTGTTCGATTTCGATGCGCCGGCCCAGCTGTTCGACGAATACAAGCAACTGACCCGAGGTCGCGACCTGGACCTGTCGGGCATCAGCCATTCGCTGATCGACCAGTTGGGTCCTCAGCAATGGCCGTTCCCGGAGGGCGCCACCGAAGGCACTCCGCGCCTGTATGTGGATGGGATTTTCCCTACCGACAGCGGCCGTGCCCGCTTCGTGGCCGACCCCTATCGCGCCGCCAGGGAGCTGCGCGATGCCCGCTTCCCGTTGACCCTCAACACCGGCCGGCTGCGGGACCAGTGGCATGGCATGAGCCGCACCGGAACTGCTGCGCAGTTGTTTGGCCATGTGAACGAGGCCGTGCTGAGCCTGCATCCCGACGAACTGCTTCGCCATCACCTGCAGGCCGGCGACCTGGTCAGCCTCAAGAGCCGTCGCGGCGCCGTGATCGTGGCCGTGGACAGCGATGAAAGCGTGCGCCCCGGACAGGCGTTCCTGCCCATGCACTGGGGCGACCGGTTCCTCAAGGGCGGGGTCAATACCCTGACGCAACCAGCCTTCGATCCCTTGTCGAAACAGCCGGAACTCAAGCACAGCGGCGTGCGCCTGGAACCGGTGAACCTGCCCTGGCAGCTTTACGCCCTGGTCGAAGGCGATGTCCAGCTGCACCTGGAGACCTTGCGACCGCTGTGTGAGGCGTTTGCCTACGTCAGCCTGAGCCTTACCGGCCGTGAGCGTCCGGCGCTGCTGATTCGCGCCGCCAGCGCCCTGGCCCCCGAACCGCAATTGCTGCACGCGATTGACGAACAACTGGGCCTGATCGAGGGGCCGGTGCTGGCCTATGACGATCCGCGTCGCGCCATCGGCAAACGTGTCCGCATCGAAAACGGCCGTATAACGGCCATCCGCCTGGCCGGCGAAACCCTGGCCCGGCACTGGCTGCAGAACCTGTGGCTGGAAGGCCGTGCCGACGAGCAGTTGCGACGCTGGTTGCTGGCGCCCTTGAGTGCACCACCAGGCAATACCGGCGCCGCGCTGGGCGGCGGCAAGACCCTGTGCAACTGCATGAACGTCAGCCAGCGAGCGGTCTGCGCGGGCATCGAACGCGGCCTGGACCTGCAAGGGCTGAAACAGGAACTGGGTTGCGGCACGCAATGCGGTTCCTGTGTACCGGAAATCAAGCGTCTGCTGGTCGCCACTGCGCGGCCGGTGGCGGCAGTCTCGTGA
- a CDS encoding nitrate/nitrite transporter, which translates to MNSSFWKSGHTPTLFAAFLYFDLSFMVWYLLGPLAVQIATDLQLTTQQRGLMVATPILAGAVLRLLMGLLADRISPKTAGMVGQVIVIGALFCAWKLGIHSYEQALLLGLFLGVAGASFAVALPLASQWYPPQHQGKAMGIAGAGNSGTVLAALIAPVMAATFGWTNVFGFALIPLGLTLVLFAWLAKNAPERPKAKSMADYLKALGDRDSWWFMFFYSVTFGGFIGLASALPGYFNDQYGLSPVTAGYYTAACVFGGSLMRPLGGALADRFGGIRTLLGMYTIAAVCIAAVGFNLPSSYAALALFVCTMLGLGAGNGAVFQLVPQRFRREIGVMTGLIGMAGGIGGFALAAGMGAIKQSTGSYQLALWLFASLGVLAWFGLHGVKRRWRTTWGSAAVTAARV; encoded by the coding sequence ATGAATTCAAGCTTCTGGAAATCCGGCCACACCCCGACCCTGTTCGCAGCCTTCCTCTACTTCGACCTGAGCTTCATGGTCTGGTACCTGCTCGGCCCACTGGCGGTGCAAATCGCCACCGACCTGCAACTGACCACCCAGCAACGCGGCCTGATGGTGGCGACGCCGATCCTGGCCGGCGCCGTACTGCGCCTGCTCATGGGCCTGCTGGCCGACCGGATCTCCCCCAAAACCGCCGGCATGGTCGGCCAGGTGATCGTGATCGGTGCGCTGTTCTGCGCCTGGAAACTGGGCATCCACAGTTATGAGCAGGCATTGCTGCTGGGCCTGTTCCTGGGCGTGGCCGGCGCATCGTTCGCCGTCGCCCTGCCGCTGGCCTCCCAATGGTATCCGCCGCAGCACCAGGGCAAGGCCATGGGCATCGCCGGTGCCGGTAACTCGGGCACCGTGCTGGCCGCGCTGATCGCACCGGTCATGGCCGCCACGTTTGGCTGGACCAACGTATTCGGCTTCGCCCTGATCCCTCTGGGCCTGACCCTGGTCCTGTTCGCCTGGCTGGCCAAGAACGCGCCGGAGCGGCCGAAAGCCAAATCCATGGCCGATTACCTCAAGGCCCTGGGTGACCGTGATAGCTGGTGGTTCATGTTCTTCTACAGCGTGACCTTCGGCGGCTTCATCGGCCTGGCCAGCGCCCTGCCTGGCTACTTCAACGACCAGTACGGCCTGAGTCCGGTGACAGCCGGCTACTACACCGCCGCCTGCGTCTTCGGCGGCAGCCTGATGCGCCCGCTGGGCGGCGCCCTGGCGGACCGTTTCGGTGGCATTCGCACCCTGCTGGGCATGTACACCATCGCGGCGGTGTGCATCGCCGCGGTGGGTTTCAACCTGCCAAGCTCCTACGCGGCGCTGGCCCTGTTCGTCTGCACCATGCTGGGGCTGGGGGCGGGTAACGGCGCGGTGTTCCAACTGGTGCCGCAGCGCTTCCGTCGCGAAATCGGGGTCATGACCGGGCTGATCGGCATGGCCGGCGGTATCGGTGGCTTCGCCCTGGCGGCGGGCATGGGGGCGATCAAGCAGAGCACCGGCAGCTATCAACTGGCGCTGTGGCTGTTCGCCAGTCTCGGCGTATTGGCCTGGTTCGGCCTGCACGGCGTCAAGCGCCGCTGGAGGACCACCTGGGGTTCGGCCGCCGTTACTGCGGCCCGGGTATAA